The Thermodesulfobacteriota bacterium genome has a window encoding:
- a CDS encoding CdaR family protein translates to MAKLVREILSTPLPEINWPKDWHLRLLSFLFAMFLWYFVVGEDKVDTTVIVPVEILNLPQGLVIANPFKKQLEVTVNGPRSVIRALGDQNLTRAVDLTRATPGPVVIQNQTADIRFPRGVTVQRIQPSHINLLLDTLIRKELPIRPLADGQPAEGFVVHSVTVEPAKLDISGPKSFLSPLDYLTTDPIDVRGLSASTTRLVHLALNPSLSELIGDTVVTAQIAILEKTEERLVRGVPVRITGNGPSSVVLKPERVDIRAELPLSVIKGKKDLKSMFSAAVAVDGLTPGSQQRRVDAVGPERTRILAIEPPEVTVELPPSSLPAPGLSPQ, encoded by the coding sequence ATGGCGAAACTGGTTCGCGAAATCCTGAGCACTCCGTTGCCGGAGATCAACTGGCCCAAGGACTGGCACCTGCGGCTGCTGTCATTCCTTTTTGCCATGTTCCTGTGGTACTTCGTGGTGGGTGAGGACAAGGTGGACACCACGGTCATCGTGCCGGTGGAGATCCTGAACCTGCCCCAGGGCCTGGTCATCGCCAACCCCTTCAAGAAGCAGCTGGAGGTGACGGTGAACGGCCCCCGCAGCGTCATCCGCGCCCTGGGCGACCAGAACCTCACCCGGGCGGTGGACCTGACCCGGGCGACCCCGGGTCCGGTCGTCATCCAGAACCAGACCGCGGACATCCGTTTCCCCCGGGGGGTGACGGTGCAGCGCATCCAGCCCAGCCATATCAACCTGCTGCTGGACACCCTGATCCGCAAGGAGCTGCCCATCCGGCCCCTGGCAGACGGCCAGCCCGCCGAGGGCTTTGTCGTCCATTCGGTGACCGTGGAGCCGGCCAAGCTGGACATCTCCGGGCCCAAGAGCTTCCTGTCGCCCCTGGACTACCTGACCACCGACCCCATCGACGTCCGCGGCCTGTCCGCCTCCACCACCCGCCTGGTGCATCTGGCGCTCAACCCCTCCCTGTCCGAGCTCATTGGCGATACGGTGGTAACCGCCCAGATCGCCATCCTGGAAAAGACCGAGGAGCGGCTGGTGCGGGGGGTGCCGGTGCGGATCACCGGCAACGGCCCGTCCTCCGTGGTTCTGAAGCCGGAGCGGGTGGATATCCGGGCCGAGCTGCCTTTGAGCGTCATCAAAGGCAAAAAGGATCTCAAGTCGATGTTCTCCGCCGCCGTGGCCGTGGACGGGCTGACACCCGGCAGCCAGCAGCGCCGGGTGGACGCGGTCGGTCCGGAGCGGACCCGCATCCTCGCCATCGAGCCCCCCGAGGTGACCGTGGAGCTGCCGCCGTCCTCCCTGCCGGCCCCCGGTCTGTCTCCCCAGTAG
- the glmM gene encoding phosphoglucosamine mutase produces the protein MRKLFGTDGVRGVANTYPMTTEIAMQIGRGIAFLVKDRHRRTQIVIGKDTRLSGYMIENALAAGICSMGVDVLLVGPLPTPGIAFITTSMRADAGVVISASHNPFQDNGIKIFFGDGFKLPDEMEANIEDLIFSQKITTLRPVAEEIGKAKRIEDARGRYTVFLKNTFPKKYTLDGLHIVLDCAHGATYVVAPAVFEELGAKVTALGVHPDGKNINDGCGALHPDKMAAQVKSLGADLGIALDGDGDRVIIADEQGSIVDGDQIMAVCAADLMAKKKLRKKTLVATVMSNMGLEKAMATLGGQLVRTRVGDRYVVEEMRQKGYNFGGEQSGHLIFLDHNTTGDGILAALQLLAVMKKQGRPLSELTRIMERYPQVLKNVKTSRRLEPAQIPGFPEQLDVFTAQLGDRGRILVRNSGTEPVLRVMVEGERADEIEAMADELCSLVKKADLA, from the coding sequence ATGCGCAAGCTCTTTGGAACCGACGGCGTGCGGGGGGTGGCCAACACCTACCCCATGACCACGGAAATCGCCATGCAGATCGGCCGCGGCATCGCCTTCCTGGTCAAGGACCGCCATCGCCGCACCCAGATCGTCATCGGCAAGGATACGCGGCTGTCCGGCTACATGATCGAGAACGCCCTGGCGGCCGGCATCTGCTCCATGGGGGTGGATGTCCTGCTGGTGGGCCCCCTGCCCACCCCGGGCATCGCCTTCATCACCACCTCCATGCGCGCCGATGCCGGGGTGGTGATCTCCGCCTCCCACAACCCCTTCCAGGACAATGGCATCAAGATCTTTTTCGGCGACGGCTTCAAGCTGCCGGACGAGATGGAGGCCAACATCGAGGACCTCATCTTCTCCCAGAAGATCACCACCCTCCGGCCGGTGGCCGAGGAGATCGGCAAGGCGAAGCGGATCGAAGACGCCCGGGGCCGGTACACGGTCTTCCTCAAGAACACCTTTCCCAAGAAGTACACCCTGGACGGCCTGCACATCGTCCTCGACTGCGCCCATGGCGCCACCTATGTGGTGGCACCGGCGGTCTTCGAGGAGCTGGGGGCCAAGGTCACCGCCCTGGGGGTGCATCCAGACGGCAAGAACATCAATGACGGCTGTGGCGCCCTCCATCCCGACAAGATGGCGGCCCAGGTCAAAAGCCTGGGCGCCGACCTCGGCATCGCTTTGGATGGCGACGGCGACCGGGTCATCATCGCCGACGAGCAGGGCTCCATCGTGGACGGCGACCAGATCATGGCGGTGTGTGCCGCTGATCTCATGGCCAAGAAGAAGCTCCGCAAGAAGACCCTGGTGGCCACGGTGATGAGCAACATGGGCCTGGAGAAGGCCATGGCCACCCTGGGCGGCCAGCTGGTGCGCACCCGGGTGGGGGACCGCTACGTGGTGGAGGAGATGCGCCAGAAGGGCTACAACTTCGGCGGCGAGCAGTCCGGCCACCTCATCTTCCTGGACCACAACACCACCGGTGACGGGATTCTGGCCGCCTTGCAGCTCCTGGCGGTGATGAAAAAGCAGGGCCGTCCCCTGTCGGAGCTGACCAGGATCATGGAGCGCTATCCCCAGGTGCTGAAGAATGTCAAGACGAGCCGCCGCCTGGAGCCGGCCCAGATCCCGGGCTTTCCGGAGCAGCTGGACGTTTTCACCGCCCAGCTCGGCGACCGCGGCCGCATCCTGGTGCGCAACTCCGGCACCGAGCCGGTGCTGCGGGTGATGGTGGAAGGGGAAAGGGCCGACGAGATCGAGGCCATGGCGGACGAGCTGTGCAGCCTGGTCAAGAAGGCGGACCTGGCCTGA
- a CDS encoding type III pantothenate kinase: protein MLLAVDAGNSHTVLGLFAGPDLARHWRLASEPRQTGDELAVTLAGLLSLAGLAASDLDGMVVASVVPALEKGWRQVARTLLGQEALVVGDPDCRLGMPIRLARPGQVGPDRLVNALAAYHRCRQAVVVVDFGTATTFDCVAADGAFLGGAIVPGVGLGLAALAEKTARLPRVDLEEPPAAAIGTDPGAAIRSGVVFGYASLVDGLVARLAGEMAPPAPRVLATGGWAATIAPHAACIEAVYPHLTLEGLARIHATASRR from the coding sequence ATGCTCCTGGCGGTGGATGCCGGCAACAGCCACACCGTGCTGGGCCTCTTTGCCGGTCCGGACCTGGCTCGTCACTGGCGGCTGGCCAGCGAGCCCCGCCAGACCGGCGACGAGCTGGCGGTGACCCTGGCCGGCCTGCTGTCCCTGGCCGGGCTTGCGGCCTCCGACCTGGACGGGATGGTGGTGGCCTCGGTGGTGCCGGCCCTGGAGAAGGGCTGGCGGCAGGTGGCCCGGACACTCCTGGGCCAGGAGGCCCTGGTGGTGGGGGATCCGGACTGCAGGCTGGGGATGCCCATCCGGCTGGCCCGGCCCGGGCAGGTCGGTCCGGACCGCCTGGTCAATGCGCTGGCTGCCTACCACCGCTGCCGGCAGGCGGTGGTGGTGGTGGATTTCGGCACCGCCACCACCTTCGACTGCGTGGCCGCCGACGGCGCCTTTCTGGGCGGGGCCATCGTGCCCGGGGTGGGCCTTGGTCTCGCCGCCCTGGCCGAGAAGACCGCCCGGCTGCCCCGGGTGGATCTGGAGGAGCCGCCGGCTGCTGCCATCGGCACCGACCCCGGGGCGGCCATCCGCTCCGGGGTGGTTTTCGGCTACGCCAGCCTGGTGGATGGCCTGGTGGCGCGCCTGGCCGGCGAGATGGCACCGCCGGCGCCCAGGGTGCTGGCCACCGGCGGCTGGGCCGCAACCATCGCCCCCCATGCCGCCTGCATCGAGGCGGTCTACCCCCATCTCACCCTGGAAGGCCTGGCCCGCATCCATGCGACCGCGTCCCGTCGGTGA
- a CDS encoding LD-carboxypeptidase, translating into MRPRPVGEPLRRAPRLSPGDTVGIVAPAGPLAARQELTAGLELLARHGYRVQLAPGLLAAGGYLAGTDQERAAGFMALATDPAVRAVVALRGGYGCLRLLPLLPFRTLARQPKIYVGFSDLTVLLTAILARTRLVTFHGPMATGLPRLGPDDLAAWLATLASPLPPVLTADSLRILVPGHAQGRLLGGNLTNLVHLVGTPWELSFRGAILFLEDVHEATYRVDRLLTHLAASGRLQGLAGLILGEFVSCGEMAKIEARACELVAGMGIPVWSGLPVGHGGKNRILPLGVRVEMDAAAGALRFLEPCLV; encoded by the coding sequence ATGCGACCGCGTCCCGTCGGTGAGCCCCTGCGGCGGGCACCGCGCCTTTCGCCCGGCGACACCGTCGGCATCGTCGCGCCGGCCGGGCCCCTGGCCGCCCGGCAGGAGCTGACCGCCGGCCTCGAGCTGCTGGCCCGCCACGGCTACCGGGTCCAGCTGGCGCCGGGCCTGTTGGCTGCCGGCGGCTACCTGGCCGGCACCGACCAGGAGCGGGCCGCCGGCTTCATGGCCCTGGCCACCGATCCGGCGGTGCGGGCCGTGGTCGCCCTCCGGGGGGGCTACGGCTGCCTGCGCCTGCTGCCCCTTCTGCCCTTCCGGACCCTGGCCCGGCAGCCCAAGATCTACGTGGGGTTTTCCGACCTCACCGTGCTCCTGACGGCCATCCTGGCCCGCACCCGCCTCGTCACCTTCCACGGGCCGATGGCCACCGGCCTGCCCCGGCTGGGGCCTGACGATCTGGCGGCCTGGCTCGCCACCCTCGCCAGCCCCCTGCCCCCGGTCCTGACCGCCGACAGCCTGCGCATCCTCGTCCCGGGCCACGCCCAGGGCCGGCTTCTGGGCGGCAATCTCACCAACCTGGTCCACCTCGTGGGCACGCCCTGGGAGCTGTCCTTCCGCGGCGCCATCCTGTTCCTGGAAGACGTCCACGAGGCCACCTACCGGGTGGACCGCCTGCTCACCCATCTGGCCGCCAGCGGCCGCCTGCAGGGCCTGGCCGGCCTCATCCTCGGGGAGTTCGTCTCCTGCGGCGAGATGGCCAAAATCGAGGCGCGGGCCTGCGAGCTGGTGGCCGGGATGGGCATCCCGGTCTGGTCCGGGCTGCCGGTGGGGCACGGCGGAAAGAACCGCATCCTGCCCCTGGGGGTGCGGGTGGAGATGGATGCCGCCGCCGGGGCCCTACGCTTCCTGGAGCCCTGCCTGGTCTGA